Genomic window (Streptomyces sp. SLBN-31):
CACCATCGGCCGCGACCAGGTCTCGATCGTGGACGCCAAGAAGCACACCATGAAGGTCATGCGCGACGGCAAGGTGTACAAGACCCTTCCCGTCACCACCGGCAAGCCCGGCTACGACACCTGGAACGGCCAGATGGTCATCAGCGAGAAGCTGCGGGTGACCCGGATGAACGGCGAGACGGTCGGCTACGGCGGCGAGTACGACATCAAGGACGTCCCCGACGCCATGCGGCTGACCGACTCGGGCACCTTCGCCCACGGCAACTACTGGGGCGGCGGCGCCTTCGGCAACTACAACGCCAGCCACGGCTGCATCGGCCTGCGCGACGCGCGCGGCGGCTACGACCGCTCGCTGCCCGGCGCCTGGTTCTTCGACCACTCCATCATCGGCGACGTGGTGACGGTGAAGAACTCCGACGACCGTACCGTCGACCCGGCCAACGGCCTCAACGGCTGGAACATGTCGTGGGAGAAGTGGAAGTCGTAGACCGTGGTGATCGACGGCCCCGGTGTGAGGTACCGCACCGGGGCCGTTGCCGTTAGTGCCCGTTAACCTGCCTGCATGACCGTGAATCTCGAAGTCGCCGAAGGCGTCGGCACCATCCGTCTCGACCGTCCGCCCATGAACGCGCTGGACGTCGCCACCCAGGACCGGCTCAAGGAGCTCGCCGAGGAGGCGACCCGGCGCGAGGACGTGCGGGCCGTGATCGTCTACGGCGGGGAGAAGGTGTTCGCGGCGGGCGCGGACATCAAGGAGATGCAGAACATGGACCACACGGCGATGGTCCTGCGCGCCCGCGCCCTGCAGGACTCGTTCACGGCGGTCGCCCGCATCCCCAAGCCGGTCGTCGCGGCGATCACCGGCTACGCCCTCGGCGGCGGCTGCGAACTCGCGCTGTGCGCGGACTTCCGCATCGCCGCGGACAACGCCAGGCTCGGTCAGCCGGAGATCCTCCTCGGCCTGATCCCCGGCGCCGGCGGCACGCAGCGGCTGTCCCGGCTGGTCGGCCCCTCCAAGGCCAAGGACCTGATCTTCACCGGCCGTATGGTCAAGGCGGACGAGGCGCTGGCGCTGGGCCTGGTGGACCGGGTCGTCCCGGCCGCCGAGGTGTACACGGCGGCGCACGAGTGGGCGGCGAGGCTCGCGCAGGGCCCGGCGCTCGCGCTGCGGGCCGCCAAGGAGTCCATCGACACGGGTCTGGAGACCGACATCGACACCGGACTCGCGGTGGAACGGAACTGGTTCGCGGGCCTGTTCGCCACCGAGGACCGGGAGCGGGGGATGCAGAGCTTCGTGGAGGAGGGCCCCGGCAAGGCGAAGTTCCTCTGAACCGCTTGCAATTGACACGCTGTCCGATCCGGCGGTCCCTCGATGGAGCGGTTTATGGGAGCCTTAAGGAAGCCTTAAGTCTGGCTTGTCGAGGGACGCGGTCCATTGCCGCCAACGGGCCTCGCGCCGCAGCTCAACCGGGCTGTGGGTGACCCCGAATTGTCTTTGGCATATGCCGAAGGACTTATCCGGAGCGATTCGTTCCGGGGGGCGTATTCCCCCGGAACGGCCCCGGAGTGAGCTTTCGGCGGCCATGATGGGGGCATGGCGGGGCTGGAGGGCATCGAACAGCCGCGGGGACACGGCCGTGCGACGGCGGCGCGCTGGTCGCCCGCGGTGGAGGACGAACGGGCGCTGAAGGCGCTGGAACTGTTCGGCAACCCGACGGAGGCGGAGGTACCGCTCCCCTCCCGGCCCGAGTCCGCGGCCACCGCCCGCCGTCTCGCCCAGGTCGTCGTCCTCCGCCAGTGGGGACTGACGCCGAAGATGACCGAGGACGTGGTCCTGCTGGTCTCCGAGCTGGTCGGCAACGCCGTCCGGCACACCGGCGCCCGGGTGTTCGGCCTCCGGATGCGCCGCCGCAGGGGCTGGATCCGCATCGAGGTCCGCGATCCGTCCCGGGGGCTGCCCTGTCTGATGCCCGTCCAGGAGACCGACATCAGCGGCCGCGGCCTGTTCCTGGTCGACAAGCTGTCCGACCGCTGGGGCGTCGACCTGCTGCCCCGCGGCAAGACGACCTGGTTCGAAATGCGCGTCGCCGACCGCTAGGCCCCGCCGTCAAATACCCGCCTGCCCAGAGGTGCCTGGCACGCGAGCTCGCCGCGTTGCCGAAACGCCCGAACAGCTCCTCTGTCAGGGTGCTCCGGCGCCCAGCGATCGCACGCGTCAGACGCCTCGGGGCCCGCCCTGCGGACGGGCGACGGGAATGTGACGACAGGGCCCGGGGCGCACGTCGCGAATCTCCACGACGGCGGTGTGGGTGACCGGGTCGCGGCCCGGCATCGGACGCCCTGCCCATGACATGGGGCGGTCCGCCTGCCCGCGGTGTCCGGAGCAAGCCGTAGGCCCTGGCGTCGAATCTCCGCCTCCACGGAGACGTCCGGGCCCAGGCCCCTTTTCCGGAGCCGCGCGCCGCGACCCGAAAACATCCCCCTAATCGGGGCAATCGGCCTTTTTCTTACCATGTCCCCCTTAAATGGTGCGGGTGACCCCGACCGACCGCCGCACGGCCCTACGCACGGGCGCCGGCCTCCTCGCCGCAGGCGCCCTCTCCGCCGGATGTGCCACGCACGGCGCCGTCGCACATTCCGCGCCCTCCGCGTCGCGTCCGACGTCCACCGGACCCTCCGCCACCGAGCCGACCTCCCCCGGAGCGGCCCCCGCCCCCCGCCGCTACCCGGGCCGACCCGCCCAGCTCACCCACGGCCCCCGCACCCGCCCCCGCGTCGCCCTCACCTTCCACGGCCAGGGCGACCCCGCCATCGCCCACTCCCTGCTGACCGAGGCCGAGAAGCACGGGGCCCACCTCACCGTCCTCGCCGTCGGCACCTGGCTCGACGAGCACCCCGACATCGCCCGCCGGATCCTCGACGGCGGCCACGACCTCGGCAACCACACCCAGCGGCACCTGGCGATCGACAGCATGTCCGAGGCCGAGGCCCGCGCCGAGATCACCGCCTGCGCCGGCCGGCTCAGGCACCTCACCGGCTCGATCGGCACCTGGTTCCGCCCCTCCCGGGCCCCGCTGGCCTCCCCGCTCGTCAGCCGCCTGGCCCGCGAGGCCGGATACCCGCACGTCCTGTCGTACGACGTCGACTCCCTCGACTACACCCGGCCCGGCGCCGACGCCGTCACCCGCAAGGTCGCCGCCGAGGTGCGCGCCGGGTCCGTGGTCAGCCTGCACTTCGGTTACCCGGACACCGTCGAGGCGCTCCCCGCCGTCCTGGAAGAACTCGCCCACCGCGGCCTGTCCGCGGTGACCACCACGGAGTTGTTCAGCTGATGCAGCGCACCCGAATCGCTCACGCCCTCCTCGCGAGTGCCGTCCTCGTCTCCCTGGCCGCCTGCGGCTCCGGCGCCGACCACCACAAGGACGAGGCCCTCGGCAGCAAGGCGGCCGTCGCGCCCGCCCGGAAGGAGGCCGCCGTCCAGGGGCTGCCCGGCATGCCGCCCGTCCTCGACCCCAAGGACGTGTACGCGGCCGACCGCCCGAACCGGCTCTCCCCGGTCGTCAAGGACTTCCCCTCCCGGGTCTACGTCCCCAACACCAACTCCAACACCGTCACCGTCATCGACCCCGCGACGTACCAGGTGATCGAGACGATCCCGGTCGGCACCCAGCCCCAGCACGTCGTCCCCTCCTGGGACCTGAAGACGCTGTGGGTCAACAACGACCGCGGCAACACCCTCACCCCCATCGACCCGAAGACCGGCAAGGCGGGTAAGACGGTCGACGTCCACGACCCCTACAACCTCTACTTCACGCCGAACGGCAAGTACGCGATCGTCATGGCCTCCCTCGACCGCGAACTCGTCTTCCGGGACGCGCACACCATGAAGCGCGCCAAGACCGTCCCGGTCAGCTGTTACGGCGTCAACCACGCCGACTTCTCCCTGGACGGCCGGTACTTCATCGTCTCCTGCGAGTTCAGCGGGGAACTGCTCAAGGTCGACACCGAGCGGATGCGGGTCGTCGGCCAGCAGAAGCTGCCCTTCCACGGCTCGATGCCGCAGGACGTGAAGATCTCCCCCGACGGCAAGCGGTTCTACATCGCCGACATGATGGCCGACGGCGTGTGGATCCTCGACGGCGACAAGTTCACCCAGCCGTCCTTCCTGCCCACCGGCAAGGGTGCCCACGGCCTCTACATCAGCCGCGACTCACGCGAGATGTACATCTCCAACCGCGGCGAAGGCAGCATCTCCGTCTTCGACTTCGCGCAGAACAAGCTCACCAAGAAGTGGCACCTGCCCGGCGGCGGCAGCCCCGACATGGGCGGCGTCTCGGCGGACGGCAAGGTCCTGTGGCTGTCCGGCCGCTACAACGCCGAGGTGTACGCCATCGACACCGCCTCCGGCCGCGAACTGGCCCGCATCAAGGTCGGCAGCGGCCCGCACGGACTCGCGGTCTACCCCCAGCCCGGCCGCTACTCACTCGGCCACACGGGCATCTTCCGCTGAGCCGCCCTACCGGGGCAGCAGCAGCGCCTCCGAGCCCACGGCACGGTAACCGGCGGCCTGGAACGCCCGCACGCTGCGGGCGTTCCCCGGGGCGACCTGGGCCCACAGCGGCTCGGTGGCCAGATGACGGGCGGCGGTCACCAGCAGCCGCCCCAGCCCCCGGTGCCGTACCCCCTCGTCCACCTCCACCGAGACCTCCAGCCGGCCGCCGACCCCGTGCCCCGTCACCAGCACGCCGCCGTCCGCCTCCCAGGCCCGCACCTCGTCGCGCCGGCCGCGGGCGTAGCCGACCCGGGAGTGCGTGGCGTCCTCGATCTCCCTCAGCGCCAGGGGCGGTTCGCCGGGCAGCGGGGCGGCGACCAGCAGCGCGTCGACCGTCTCCGCCCTGCGGCCCGTGCGCTCCATGAACACCGCCAGGAAGCGCGGGTTCATGGAGGCGGCCAGGGCGTCGCAGTCCGTGGCGCGCAGGGTGTCGTACACCCAGTCCGGATCCTCGTCGGTGAAGACGACGGAGTGCGCGGTGAAGGCGAGGACACCGGCGTCGCGCTCACAGACCTGCGGGACGACGGTCGTACGGCCGTCGGCGGGCGGGAAGACGTCGCGGGCCGCCGCGTCGAGAATGTCCCGCAACGTCTCCATCTCCGCGCTCCTTGAGTCTCCACCCACTGGAAGGCCCACACTCGCAGACATGATCGACGACGGCACCGGACTTTTCACCATCGGAGAGCTGGCCAGGTCCACCGGACTGACGGTGCGGACGATCCGCTACTGGTCCGACGAGGGCGTCCTGACCCCCGTGACCCGCTCCCCGGGCGGCTACCGGCTCTACGACGCCGGCTCCGCCGCCCGCCTGGAACTGATCCGCACCCTGTGCGAGCTGGGCCTCGGCCTCCAGGACGTGCGCAAGGTGCTCGTGGGGGAGCGGACGGTCGCGGAGGTCGCGGCGGCGCACGTGGTCGCCCTGGACGCGCAGATCGGCACGCTGAGGGTGACCCGTGCGGTGCTGTCGTCCGTGGCGCGACGCGGTTCGACCGCGGAGGAGATGACCCTGATGAACAGACTGGCAAGGCTGTCGGCGGCGGAGCGCCGGCGGATCATGGAGGAGTTCGTGGACGAGATGTTCCACGGACTCGACCTCGTCGACCCGGACGTCCACGAGCGGATGCGCAACACCGCGGTGAACCTGCCGGACGACCCGACACCCGAGCAGGTGGACGCCTGGGTGGAGCTGGCGGAGCTGGTGCAGGACCCCGAGTTCAAGGCGCAGATGCGCAGGGCGGCCGAGTTCAATCACGCCGACCGCGGACAGGGGGCGCCTGCCGGGACGTCCATGTGGTTCGCCAAGCGGCTCGTGGAGCTGGTCGGTCAGGCGCGCGAGGAGGGCATCGCGCCCGAGTCGCCCGAGGCCGAGGAGGTGCTGCGGAAGCTGCTGGGCCGGGCCGACCGGGCCGACGTCCTCGAACGCGTCCGGGCGACCCACAACGTCCGTCTCGCCCGGTACCGCGAACTGCTCGGTGTACTCAAGGGCGAGCCGGTGCGGACGTTCGAGGACGAGTTCGGGTGGGTGGTCGCCGCACTGAAGGCGCATCCGGGCGGTTAGTCTGACCTGCGTCAGTACGCCAGCACGGCAATGGAACATGGATAAAAGGGGCGGATCGGTGGCCGATATCGAAGCAGCGCGCAAGGAGTTCCAGAGGATCGACACCGACGGCGACGGGTTCATCACCGCCGCCGAGTTCAAGACCGCTCTGGCCCAGGGGGGCGACTGGAACGTCACCGAGTCGGTGGCCGAGGTCATCATCAAGGCCCGCGACCTCAACGGCGACAAGGTCCTGTCGTTCGACGAGTTCTGGGCGTACCTGAACAAGTGACGCCCGCCCGAGGGGCGCCGGCGCGGTGTGCGCCGGCGCCCCTTCGTCATGCCCGGCGCCGGATCCCGCCGCCGGGGACGATGCCCGTTCGACGGCCGGCGCGGAACGGGTACTCGCCGCCCGTCGGAATAGCCCGGAGAGGCCCGGGGTTGACGCGGAGCAGACGTATGCGTGTGCATCGACCCGAAAGGCAAGGCCTGTCATGAAGATCGGCATCATCGGCGCGGGCAACATCGGCGGCAACCTCACCCGACGGCTGACGGCCCTCGGGCACGACGTCTCCGTGGCCAACTCCCGAGGCCCGCAGACCCTCACCGAGCTGGCCGAGGAGACCGGCGCGACGCCCGTACCGGTGGAGGAGGCGGCGCGTGACGCGGAGATCGTCGTCGTCACCGTCCCGCTGAAGGCCGTCCCGAACCTGCCCTCCGGACTGCTCGACGGGGCCGCCGAGGGCGTCGCGGTGATCGACACCGGCAACTACTACCCGCAGCAGCGCGACGGGAAGATCGCCGGGATCGAGGACGAGGGCCTGACCGAGAGCCGCTGGACCGAGCGGCAGATCGGGCACCCCGTGGTCAAGGCCTTCAACGGCACCTATGCCATCGACATCCTGGAACGCGCGCGCCCGGCCGGCGCCCCCGACCGGCAGGCGCTCCCGGTGGCGGGCGACGACGAGGCGGCCAAGCGGAAGGTCAGGGCGCTGATCGACGAGCTCGGCTTCGACACCGTGGACGCGGGCGGCCTCGACGACTCCTGGCGCCAGCAGCCGGGCACCCCGGTGTACGGCCTGCGCGAGGGCGTCGACGGGGTGACGAAGGCGCTGGCCGCGGCGAGCCCCGAGCGTACGGCGGAGTGGCGGGCCTGACGCCGCCGGCTCAGACGACGTCCAACGGCCGGTGCGGCCCCTCCGGCAACTCCACCTCGACCGGGTCCCCGGGCCGCACCACGCCGCCGCTCACGACGACGCCCATGATCCCGGCCCTGCGCCGGACCGAGCCGTCCGCGTCCCGCCCGACGACCTGCTTCAGCAGCCCCCTGCGGAAGTCGTCGATCTGCGGACACGGGTTGCGCAGCCCGGTGACCTCGACGACCGCCTCGTCCCCGAGCCGCAGCAGCGCGCCGACCGGCAGGCCCAGCAGATCGATCCCCCGCGTGGTGACGTTCTCCCCGAGCTGCCCGGCCGCGACCTCGAACCCGGCCTCCCCGACCTCGCCGAACAGCTCCTCGTGAATGAGGTGCACCTGCCGCAGGTTCGGCTGCGAGGGGTCCCGGGCCACCCGCGACCGGTGCTTCACCGTCAGCCCGGCATGCACATCACCCTCGACGCCCAGCCCTTCGAGCAGCGTGATGCTCTCCCGGTTGGGCTTGGTGAACGAGTACGTTTCGTTGCTGCTGACCGCGGCGACCGACCCACCCGACATGAGAATTCTCCCCTCGTCCCTACGGGGAATGATCTCTCACTCAGGCGCCCGCGGCCCACTCCTTGAGGGCCGCCCTGCTCGCGAAGTCCGCGACGTCCTTGTCGTGCGGTTCGCTGGAGTACTGGTGGAAGCGCCACTTGGCCTTGATACGGGGCTTGCCCGCCGTGACGTAGTCGGCGATCCACAGGCCGTCGCCGGCGTACGAGGTGCGGTCGATGTCGAGCCAGAAGTTCCTGTTGGCGTAGAGGATCACCCGGTTGTTCGGCCTGAGCGCCTTCACCTTGCGGATGAAGGAGTCCTTCTCCGCGTTGCTCGCATGCGTCCCGGAGCTCGTCGTCTCCCAGTCGACGGCGAGGACGTCGCCCGCTTTCTCGGGGGCGTGCCGGACGAAGTACTCGGCCTGGGCCTGGAGGTTGCCGGGCCACAGGAAGTGGTAGAAGCCGACGACCAGGCCCGCGTCCCGGGCGGTCTTCGTCTGCGCGGCCAGTCTCGGGTTGACGTACGAACGGCCCTCCGTCGCCTTGACGAAGGCGAAGGAGAGGCCGTCCGTACCGTACGAAGCGGACTGGAACGCGCTGACGTCGATTCCGTGCAGCATGGGGGAACTCCCTGAAGTACCGTCGTGGGGAGAGGAGTTGCGGACCCCATACTTTAGGGCGTCAACTTCTGGCGGCCACCGAACTCAGCACGGATGCCGGCTTCGCCGCCCAGTCCGAGGTGATCAGACTCGCGTGGTCCCCGGCCAACAAGGCCAGTCTGGCGGCCACTTCGGCGTCCGTCGGAGCGGTCGAGGAGATCGCCGGGGAGACGCCGGCCGCGTCCGTCATGATCAGGATGTAGTGGTTCGCCGAGTAGAAGGACGTGTCGTAGCCGTTGTCGACGTACGACGCCGCGTCACCGTCGAAGAAGACGAACCACGGCCGGATGGAACTGTCGTAGCGGCCGGCGCGCGGGTCGCCGCCCGCCGCGCCGAGCACCGCCGGGAAGGCCTGCGCCGCCGAGATGTTCCCGGCCGCGTACAGGTCGCGCAGGTGGTCGCCGTACTCCTCGTCGGTCCAGTAGTGGTCGAAGGGGTTCTGCTGCTCGACCGTGCCGGGTGTGAGCTCGAAGAGGAACTTGCCCTTCATCGCGTCCCGCGTGGGCCACGCGTTCGCCTTCGCCGCCGCGTCGAGCGTGGAGTAGGAGGAGCCGAGTAGGTCGGCCGGCCGGAAGACGCTCCCGCCGAGCTTGCGCGAGACCAGGGTGTCGAACTCGTCGGGGCCGAGGCCGGCCTTGTTGTTGAAGCCGACCTTCAGCTCGACCTTGACGACGACGGGCGCGTGGTCGGGGTGGAGCTGCTGCCAGGCCGCCATGTTGTCCAGGCAGCTGCCGAGGTCCTGGTTGCGGCTCTTGCTGTAGAGCTC
Coding sequences:
- a CDS encoding enoyl-CoA hydratase/isomerase family protein, with the protein product MTVNLEVAEGVGTIRLDRPPMNALDVATQDRLKELAEEATRREDVRAVIVYGGEKVFAAGADIKEMQNMDHTAMVLRARALQDSFTAVARIPKPVVAAITGYALGGGCELALCADFRIAADNARLGQPEILLGLIPGAGGTQRLSRLVGPSKAKDLIFTGRMVKADEALALGLVDRVVPAAEVYTAAHEWAARLAQGPALALRAAKESIDTGLETDIDTGLAVERNWFAGLFATEDRERGMQSFVEEGPGKAKFL
- a CDS encoding ATP-binding protein, giving the protein MAGLEGIEQPRGHGRATAARWSPAVEDERALKALELFGNPTEAEVPLPSRPESAATARRLAQVVVLRQWGLTPKMTEDVVLLVSELVGNAVRHTGARVFGLRMRRRRGWIRIEVRDPSRGLPCLMPVQETDISGRGLFLVDKLSDRWGVDLLPRGKTTWFEMRVADR
- a CDS encoding polysaccharide deacetylase family protein; translation: MVRVTPTDRRTALRTGAGLLAAGALSAGCATHGAVAHSAPSASRPTSTGPSATEPTSPGAAPAPRRYPGRPAQLTHGPRTRPRVALTFHGQGDPAIAHSLLTEAEKHGAHLTVLAVGTWLDEHPDIARRILDGGHDLGNHTQRHLAIDSMSEAEARAEITACAGRLRHLTGSIGTWFRPSRAPLASPLVSRLAREAGYPHVLSYDVDSLDYTRPGADAVTRKVAAEVRAGSVVSLHFGYPDTVEALPAVLEELAHRGLSAVTTTELFS
- a CDS encoding YncE family protein, encoding MQRTRIAHALLASAVLVSLAACGSGADHHKDEALGSKAAVAPARKEAAVQGLPGMPPVLDPKDVYAADRPNRLSPVVKDFPSRVYVPNTNSNTVTVIDPATYQVIETIPVGTQPQHVVPSWDLKTLWVNNDRGNTLTPIDPKTGKAGKTVDVHDPYNLYFTPNGKYAIVMASLDRELVFRDAHTMKRAKTVPVSCYGVNHADFSLDGRYFIVSCEFSGELLKVDTERMRVVGQQKLPFHGSMPQDVKISPDGKRFYIADMMADGVWILDGDKFTQPSFLPTGKGAHGLYISRDSREMYISNRGEGSISVFDFAQNKLTKKWHLPGGGSPDMGGVSADGKVLWLSGRYNAEVYAIDTASGRELARIKVGSGPHGLAVYPQPGRYSLGHTGIFR
- a CDS encoding GNAT family N-acetyltransferase; translation: METLRDILDAAARDVFPPADGRTTVVPQVCERDAGVLAFTAHSVVFTDEDPDWVYDTLRATDCDALAASMNPRFLAVFMERTGRRAETVDALLVAAPLPGEPPLALREIEDATHSRVGYARGRRDEVRAWEADGGVLVTGHGVGGRLEVSVEVDEGVRHRGLGRLLVTAARHLATEPLWAQVAPGNARSVRAFQAAGYRAVGSEALLLPR
- a CDS encoding MerR family transcriptional regulator encodes the protein MIDDGTGLFTIGELARSTGLTVRTIRYWSDEGVLTPVTRSPGGYRLYDAGSAARLELIRTLCELGLGLQDVRKVLVGERTVAEVAAAHVVALDAQIGTLRVTRAVLSSVARRGSTAEEMTLMNRLARLSAAERRRIMEEFVDEMFHGLDLVDPDVHERMRNTAVNLPDDPTPEQVDAWVELAELVQDPEFKAQMRRAAEFNHADRGQGAPAGTSMWFAKRLVELVGQAREEGIAPESPEAEEVLRKLLGRADRADVLERVRATHNVRLARYRELLGVLKGEPVRTFEDEFGWVVAALKAHPGG
- a CDS encoding EF-hand domain-containing protein; amino-acid sequence: MADIEAARKEFQRIDTDGDGFITAAEFKTALAQGGDWNVTESVAEVIIKARDLNGDKVLSFDEFWAYLNK
- a CDS encoding NADPH-dependent F420 reductase; amino-acid sequence: MKIGIIGAGNIGGNLTRRLTALGHDVSVANSRGPQTLTELAEETGATPVPVEEAARDAEIVVVTVPLKAVPNLPSGLLDGAAEGVAVIDTGNYYPQQRDGKIAGIEDEGLTESRWTERQIGHPVVKAFNGTYAIDILERARPAGAPDRQALPVAGDDEAAKRKVRALIDELGFDTVDAGGLDDSWRQQPGTPVYGLREGVDGVTKALAAASPERTAEWRA
- a CDS encoding MOSC domain-containing protein, which gives rise to MSGGSVAAVSSNETYSFTKPNRESITLLEGLGVEGDVHAGLTVKHRSRVARDPSQPNLRQVHLIHEELFGEVGEAGFEVAAGQLGENVTTRGIDLLGLPVGALLRLGDEAVVEVTGLRNPCPQIDDFRRGLLKQVVGRDADGSVRRRAGIMGVVVSGGVVRPGDPVEVELPEGPHRPLDVV
- a CDS encoding glycoside hydrolase family 25 protein, coding for MLHGIDVSAFQSASYGTDGLSFAFVKATEGRSYVNPRLAAQTKTARDAGLVVGFYHFLWPGNLQAQAEYFVRHAPEKAGDVLAVDWETTSSGTHASNAEKDSFIRKVKALRPNNRVILYANRNFWLDIDRTSYAGDGLWIADYVTAGKPRIKAKWRFHQYSSEPHDKDVADFASRAALKEWAAGA
- a CDS encoding phosphatidylinositol-specific phospholipase C domain-containing protein; protein product: MRVVRRVAALLGAAAMLMAVPGNAHAASPKFSETTAIGTHNAYEKAKYTYWAQALDSGASLLELDVYADSLSRRWRVSHSNPLGNDNNCEKAATPGELYSKSRNQDLGSCLDNMAAWQQLHPDHAPVVVKVELKVGFNNKAGLGPDEFDTLVSRKLGGSVFRPADLLGSSYSTLDAAAKANAWPTRDAMKGKFLFELTPGTVEQQNPFDHYWTDEEYGDHLRDLYAAGNISAAQAFPAVLGAAGGDPRAGRYDSSIRPWFVFFDGDAASYVDNGYDTSFYSANHYILIMTDAAGVSPAISSTAPTDAEVAARLALLAGDHASLITSDWAAKPASVLSSVAARS